In a single window of the Candidatus Zixiibacteriota bacterium genome:
- a CDS encoding type IV pilus twitching motility protein PilT, which produces MVSLRELLEQMVKMGASDLHLTVGSPPVVRVDGKLQRLNHDILTSEQTKKLSYSMLNEKQKQKFEQNSELDFSFGIEQMSRFRCNMFMQRGNVAVALRQIPYKIRTFDELGLPKVISDFSRLPRGLVLVTGPTGSGKSTTLASIIDKINKERPVHIITVEDPIEYLHRHQTALINQREVYSDTQSFAAALKYALREDPDVVLIGEMRDLETIEAALSISETGHLAFATLHTNSASESINRIIDAFPTNQQEQIRISLSFTLQAIVSQTLIPKIGGGRVMAMEILVVTPAIRALVRDDKVHQIYSMIQSGQKFGMKTMNQSLAELYQTGKITINDAMNCSHNPQELSESLSKQKTAAF; this is translated from the coding sequence ATGGTATCCCTGCGCGAATTACTTGAGCAGATGGTCAAAATGGGTGCCTCCGACTTACACCTGACCGTCGGTTCGCCACCGGTCGTGAGAGTTGACGGCAAGCTTCAAAGACTGAATCACGACATCCTCACCAGCGAACAAACCAAGAAGCTCTCATACTCGATGCTCAATGAAAAACAGAAACAGAAGTTCGAACAGAACTCCGAACTCGACTTCTCCTTCGGTATCGAGCAGATGAGCCGCTTTCGCTGCAACATGTTCATGCAGCGGGGCAACGTCGCCGTCGCCTTACGTCAGATACCTTACAAGATCAGGACCTTCGACGAACTCGGACTTCCCAAAGTAATTAGCGACTTCTCGAGACTCCCCAGGGGCCTCGTGCTCGTTACCGGGCCTACCGGTTCCGGTAAATCCACAACGCTGGCTTCGATCATTGACAAAATTAACAAGGAACGCCCGGTCCATATTATCACCGTCGAAGATCCCATCGAGTATCTTCACCGGCATCAAACAGCGCTGATCAATCAACGCGAAGTCTACTCCGACACCCAGAGCTTCGCTGCCGCCCTGAAGTACGCTCTGCGTGAGGATCCCGATGTCGTACTGATCGGCGAGATGCGCGATCTGGAGACTATCGAAGCGGCGCTCTCGATATCGGAAACGGGACATCTTGCCTTCGCGACGCTGCACACCAACTCGGCCTCGGAATCTATCAACCGAATAATTGACGCTTTCCCGACCAACCAGCAGGAACAGATTCGAATTTCGCTGTCCTTCACGCTTCAGGCTATCGTATCGCAGACTCTCATTCCCAAGATCGGCGGCGGACGCGTCATGGCCATGGAAATCCTGGTCGTAACGCCGGCTATCAGGGCGCTCGTAAGGGATGACAAAGTGCACCAGATATACTCCATGATTCAGTCCGGACAGAAGTTTGGAATGAAGACCATGAATCAGTCTCTTGCCGAGCTGTATCAGACCGGCAAGATAACGATAAATGACGCTATGAATTGCAGTCACAATCCTCAGGAATTGAGTGAGTCGCTGTCAAAACAGAAAACCGCGGCTTTTTGA